A genomic window from Salvia miltiorrhiza cultivar Shanhuang (shh) chromosome 5, IMPLAD_Smil_shh, whole genome shotgun sequence includes:
- the LOC131024701 gene encoding uncharacterized protein LOC131024701 isoform X1, translated as MEPMIDPSSSIPELIKFIKHSFRECEFDEVQNTLMEREKSMKVEMEKLVRECDELKKQVDFLERSKGYSELEKCDLEEKLRENQKKGEELDKMIVQTNEKFEKLRSEKHDVENELVRSIGKCEEMDERLVKMGKEIEELRRESLCANKTIEELKAKEIEADRVAHELKRQNNEAAAATDAELEKNLQHGEVNPEEDRATESPEFPAISGSHTSVMQSGGEAPAEKIVASSSAAGKVVIVICDSDSDDETRIPDTSSGQTKRRKISTSATPSRCCSLPSSRVEERAGAFQKSRTVDRIDSTDSDGSISAGCMNNLIATIESKGNNKKG; from the exons ATGGAGCCGATGATTGATCCGAGCTCATCAATTCCGGAACTAATCAAATTTATTAAGCACTCATTTCGCGAGTGCGAGTTTGATGAGGTGCAGAATACATTGATGGAGCGGGAAAAAAGTATGAAAGTTGAAATGGAAAAGCTTGTCAGAGAATGTGATGAACTGAAGAAACAGGTTGATTTCCTGGAGCGCTCTAAGGGCTATTCGGAGTTGGAGAAATGTGATCTGGAGGAGAAGCTGAGAGAGAATCAGAAGAAAGGTGAGGAGTTGGATAAAATGATCGTCCAAACGAACGAGAAATTTGAGAAATTGAGGAGCGAAAAACACGATGTTGAGAACGAGCTGGTGAGGAGTATTGGAAAATGCGAGGAGATGGATGAACGGCTCGTCAAAATGGGAAAGGAGATTGAGGAATTGAGGCGAGAGAGCCTTTGTGCAAATAAAACCATAGAGGAGTTGAAGGCAAAGGAGATTGAGGCTGATCGCGTTGCACATGAACTGAAGCGCCAAAATAATGAGGCAGCAGCAGCTACTGACGCTGAACTGGAGAAGAATTTGCAGCATGGAGAGGTGAACCCGGAAGAAGATAGGGCTACCGAGTCACCTGAATTTCCTGCAATTTCTG GTTCACACACAAGTGTAATGCAATCGGGTGGTGAAGCGCCTGCAGAGAAGATAGTAGCTTCATCTTCCGCTGCTGGCAAGGTTGTGATCGTCATATGTGATAGTGACAGCGATGATGAAACTCGTATTCCTGACACTTCGTCTGGGCAGACAAAGAGGAGGAAAATAAGCACATCTGCTACGCCATCTCGCTGTTGTTCATTGCCCAGCAGCAGAGTTGAAGAAAGAGCTGGTGCTTTTCAAAAGTCTCGTACCGTAGATCGTATTGATTCTACAGATTCGGATGGTTCAATCTCAGCTGGCTGCATGAACAACCTCATTGCGACAATTGAAAGTAAAGGAAACAACAAAAAAGGTTAG
- the LOC131024701 gene encoding uncharacterized protein LOC131024701 isoform X2 produces MLERIVGSRVSSTGQTTLTITSHGAIYPYNVVPSACTRIFKKVRNPRGFNWKLTPETVKKNYFNEFKKHFTWDATINDAIYKLWLEIAARRYKDFVYEIKAKRDDPENARPLSIHKDEWPEWLAYWETDAFKLKSEKAKKCRMSEPGGVGTGQVKHKGGSKSVLQYADELARHKGVNPTKCLFDVYSILHVNEDGTYTDMKSESIGTKVQELVSQQSQPMELLSHKRWIWQKFTSKLLVG; encoded by the exons ATGTTAGAGCGCATTGTAGGCTCTAGGGTTTCGAGCACAGGACAGACTACTCTGACGATTACATCTCATGG TGCAATCTATCCATATAATGTGGTTCCAAGTGCATGTACTCGTATTTTCAAAAAAGTGAGAAATCCAAGGGGTTTCAATTGGAAACTGACGCCGGAGACGGTTAAGaagaattattttaatgaattcaAA AAGCATTTCACATGGGATGCGACGATCAATGATGCAATATACAAACTCTGGTTGGAAATTGCGGCCCGAAGGTATAAAGACTTTGTGTACGAGATCAAGGCCAAAAGAGATGATCCGGAAAATGCAAGGCCCCTGTCCATTCATAAGGATGAGTGGCCTGAGTGGCTCGCTTATTGGGAGACTGATGCCTTCAAACTGAAATCCGAGAAAGCAAAAAAGTGTAGAATGTCTGAGCCCGGAGGTGTGGGAACAGGACAAGTGAAGCACAAAGGAGGCTCCAAATCTGTTCTTCAATACGCTGATGAATTG GCAAGACATAAGGGAGTTAACCCTACGAAGTGCCTCTTCGATGTTTATTCTATCCTCCACGTGAACGAGGATGGAACTTACACTGACATGAAATCTGAAAGCATTGGG ACGAAGGTCCAGGAATTGGTTAGCCAACAAAGTCAGCCAATGGAGCTATTGAGCCACAAGAGGTGGATATGGCAAAAATTTACGTCGAAGCTGTTGGTGGGTTGA